One Corvus moneduloides isolate bCorMon1 chromosome 24, bCorMon1.pri, whole genome shotgun sequence DNA segment encodes these proteins:
- the DCLRE1B gene encoding 5' exonuclease Apollo, which translates to MSGTVLPGTPIAVDFWSLRRAAGARLFFLSHMHSDHTVGLSSTWSRPLYCSPLTARLLHRRLQVPMCWIRPLEVGQSHVLGEVTVTLIDSNHCPGSVMFLFEGTFGTILYTGDFRYTSAMQSEPALRGRHIDRLYLDNTHCHPQRALPSRALATHQAAHLIRAHPQHHVVIGVYTLGKETLLVDLALEFSTWVVVSPWRLEQMRLLELPDVFTAEEGAGWIRAVDVAEIRWDTLDSWNALHPTIAIIPTGRPMKVTHPNIHLIPYSDHSSFAELCEFVKWLKPCSIVPIVKADMCQAYFQEYLSSAPQVLPDFKVPKPVQESGQQQSQRRGQKPMSLWKRAMSRSVPRGVVYESPEKNTEKPEAFTDVKVPQHYCEPAPCSIEGCTRHMGEKEKLSGEQLGTTGAAPVSSEHLATGFAEQYLLTPLNVLKQNRSRTFDELVEGFFRQGDTP; encoded by the exons ATGAGCGGGACGGTGCTGCCCGGGACCCCCATTGCCGTGGATTTCTGGAGCCTGCGGAGGGCGGCTGGCGCCCGCCTCTTCTTCCTGTCCCACATGCACTCGGACCACACGGTGGGGCTGTCCAGCACCTGGAGCCGCCCGCTGTACTGCTCCCCGCTCACCGCCCGCCTCCTGCACCGCCGCCTGCAG GTGCCGATGTGCTGGATCCGGCCGCTGGAGGTGGGGCAGAGCCATGTCCTGGGTGAGGTGACGGTGACACTGATCGACTCCAACCACTGCCCTGGCTCCGTTATGTTTCTCTTTGAGGGTACCTTCGGCACCATCCTCTACACAG GAGATTTCCGCTACACGAGTGCCATGCAGAGTGAGCCGGCGCTGAGGGGCCGCCACATCGACCGCCTGTACCTGGACAACACTCACTGCCACCCCCAGCGGGCCCTGCCCTCACGGGCGCTGGCCACACACCAGGCTGCCCACCTCATCCGCGCCCACCCGCAGCACCACGTGGTCATTG GTGTGTACACCCTGGGCAAGGAGACGCTGCTGGTGGACCTGGCCCTGGAGTTCAGCACGTGGGTGGTGGTGAGTCCCTGGCGCCTGGAGCAGATgcggctgctggagctgccggATGTGTTCACCGCCGAGGAGGGCGCCGGCTGGATCCGTGCCGTGGATGTCGCCGAGATCCGCTGGGACACGCTCGACAGCTGGAATGCGCTGCACCCCACCATTGCCATCATCCCCACAGGCAGGCCCATGAAGGTCACCCACCCCAACATCCACCTCATCCCATACTCGGACCACTCGTCCTTTGCGGAGCTGTGCGAGTTTGTGAAGTGGCTGAAACCCTGCTCCATCGTTCCCATTGTGAAGGCTGACATGTGCCAGGCTTACTTTCAGGAATACCTGAGCTCGGCCCCCCAGGTGCTTCCTGACTTCAAAGTCCCAAAGCCCGTGCAAGAGTCTGgacagcagcaaagccaaaggAGGGGGCAGAAACCCATGAGTCTCTGGAAAAGAGCCATGTCACGTTCTGTGCCCCGAGGGGTCGTTTATGAGTCCCcagagaaaaatactgagaaacCTGAAGCATTTACAGATGTTAAGGTTCCTCAGCACTACTGTgagccagctccctgctcaaTAGAAGGCTGCACGCGTCACATGGgtgagaaggaaaagctgagtgGGGAACAGCTGGGAACAACTGGAGCAGCACCTGTTTCCAGTGAGCACCTTGCAACTGGATTTGCAGAGCAATATTTACTCACTCCCTTAAATGTCCTAAAGCAGAATCGCTCACGGACATTTGATGAGCTGGTAGAAGGCTTTTTTAGGCAGGGAGACACACCCTGA